The window GGTGGTCGTTTAGGTTGGACGCGATGAACGCCGACACCGAGCCTCAGCCGCCCCCGCTCCCCGCGGCGCTGCTCGCGCCGTGGCCGGTCATCGTGGTCATCACGTGCGGCTGGGTGGTCGCCGCACTGCTCGCGTTCACCGTCGACGGGCTCCACGACTGGCGGCCGATCACCGTCGCGGGGCTGGGCGTCGGCGTGCTTGGCACATCGATCTTTCTGTGGCAACGTCACTCCGCGCGTCGGGGCCACCGAGGCGCCCAGCGCGGCTTGAACTGATCAGCACACGAGGAGAAGCCCATGGCAGCACCGATTCTGCAGGCCGAGATCGACATCAACGCGCCGGTGTCGAAGGTGTGGGAGCTCGTCGCCGATCTGAAGAAGATGTCGCAGTGGAGCCCGCAGTGCCGCGTGATGAAGCCGCTCGGGACACTGCGCCCGGGTACGCGGACGATCAACCTCAACCGGCGCGGTCCGCTCTTCTGGCCCACGACGTGCCGGATCACCGAGTTCGTGCCGGAGCAGAAGCTCGGATTCCGCGTCAACGAGAACAACACCGTGTGGACCTATGAGCTGGAGCCCACCGAGGCCGGCACCCGGCTCGTCGAGACGCGTCACGCCGAGAACGGCACCTCCGCCGTGTCGAACTTCCTCGTCGGAAAGTTCATGGGCGGGGTGCCCAGCTTCGAGCAGGAGCTGATCGAGGGTATGAACGCCTCGCTGCAGCGGATCAAGGCCGCCGCCGAGAAATAGACCAGGCCCTAGGATTCGGCCGGGGTCTCCACGGGGGATTCGGCAGGGGCCTCCGCCGGGGCCTCGACCGGGGATTCGGTCGAAGACTCTTCCGAAACCTCCGCGGGGGATTCGGTCGGCTGGCCGGACGCCTGCGGACGATCCACCACGTCGAGCACCCCGTCGTCGTACGGGTCGTACAGCGGGGAACCGGTGCCCGCCGCCGCCGGGGTGTCCGAGTGTGCGCCGCAGCCGAATTCGGCGTCGACGACGTGCCCGTCGGCGGCGTACTCATTGGCACACACACCGAACATCACTCCGAGCGCGCCACCGAGCGGAACGTAGTAGCCGCAGTCGCGGCACATCCGCCGCGTCGCCCGCGCCATCGCCGAACCGGGTCCGTACTCGCCGTCATGCCAGCGCTGGGCGGTGTCGTTGCGGCCCCACAGGCTGAGCACCTGGCGGCGGCCGAGTCCGACCTCGACGGCGACCTCGTCGATCTGCGGGTCGCCGGTGGCCGCGTACCCGGGCGCCAGGCGCGGGTCGTCGGCGGGTGGGGCGAGCAGGTCACCGGGGCTCAGATCGCCCGGACGGACCCGCTCCTCCCAGGGCACCCACTGGGGTGCCAGCAGTGCGGTCGGGCCGGGGACGAGGACGACTTCGCTGATGGTGGCGCGACCGGCGCCGGGGCACGCCGCGACCACGACGGCCCACTGCCAGCCGCGGTAGCCCGGTAGTTCGGCGAGGAAACGGTGGGTGGCCGACGTGGAATCCTCGAACCCCGCGCCGAGGTACTCCCCCACGCTGTCCTCACCGCTGAACTCGACGATCGCGGCGCGGGCGTCGTCGACAGCGCCCAGCAGCACGGCTTCCAGTTCCGGCGACGGGGTCGCGGGTTCAGGCGTCGGCGCCGGTTCCACGCCCGTGGGATCGGCCTGCTGATCGGGTTCGGTCATGCTGTCCATCGCCTCCAATACTGCCTGACCCCGGCGACCTCTAGCCACACCGGCCGCCTGCGCGAGCGCTGTCGGTCCGATAGGGGAGAATCGACCCGTGACCGGACCGCGGCGTGACCCCCGGGACCCTGACGGTCAGCAGGGTGGACGCTACTACCCGCCGCGCCCACCTGCGGGAGAACATCCGGGGATGGCGAACTACCCGAGCGACCCGCAGACGCGCCCGGGTAACCGCAGACCGGGCCGTCCCTACTCGCCGGGCCAGGCAGGCAACCGATGGCTGCCTCCGCTGGACGACGACCCCCGCCGCGCAGGCCGCGACTACGACAGCCGCTACCACGACGCCCCGAGCGCCGCGGGCGGCGAGAAGGTCACCGTCACCCGCGCCGCCGCGCAACGCAGCCGCGAGATGGGTTCGAAGGTCTACGGAATGGTGCACCGGGCCGCGACCGCGGACGGCGCCGACAAATCCGGGCTCACCGCGCTGACGTGGCCGGTGGTCGCGAACTTCGCGGTCGACGCCGCGATGGCGGTGGCGCTGGCCAACACGCTGTTCTTCGCGGCCGCCTCGGGCGAGAGCAAGGGCAAGGTCGCGCTGTACCTGCTCATCACGATCGCACCGTTCGCCGTGATCGCGCCGCTGATCGGCCCCGCGCTGGACCGGCTGCAGCACGGCAGGCGGGTCGCGCTGGCCGCGTCGTTCGTCCTGCGCACGGTGCTGGCCGTGGTGCTGATCGCCAACTTCGACAGCGCGACGGGCAGCTTTCCGTCCTGGGTGCTCTACCCGTGTGCGCTCGGCATGATGGTGCTGTCCAAATCGTTCTCGGTGCTGCGTAGCGCCGTCACTCCCCGCGTACTGCCCCCGAGCATCGACCTCGTGCGGGTCAACTCCCGGCTGACCACGTTCGGACTGTTGGGCGGCACGATGATCGGCGGCGGGATCGCCGCGGCCGCCGAGTACGGCTTCCAGCTGTTCCAGATGCCGGGTGCACTGTATGTCGTCGTGGCGGTGACGGTCGCGGGGGCGGTGCTGGCGATGCGCATCCCGAAGTGGGTCGAGGTCACCGAGGGTGAGGTGCCTGCCACGCTGAGCTATCACGGCGCCACCGAAATGCTGCCTCGTGAACCCGCCGCCGCCACGGGCAGGGCCCGCCAGCCGCTCGGCCGCAACATCATCACCTCGTTGTGGGGCAATTGCACCGTCAAGGTGATGGTCGGATTCCTGTTCCTCTACCCGGCGTTCGTCGCCAAGGCCCACGACGCGAGCGGCTGGGAGCAGTTGCGCATCCTCGGGATGATCGGCGCGGCCGCGGCCATCGGGAACTTCGGGGGCAATTTCACCGCTGCCCGTCTCAAACTCGGGCACCCGGCGCGTCTGGTGGTGCGGTGTGCGATCGCGGTGACCGTCGTCGCGCTGGCCACGGCACTGACGGGCAATCTGTTCGTGGCCGCGGCGGCGACGCTGGTGACCTCGGCCGCCAGCGCGATCGCCAAGGCGTCGCTGGATGCGTCGATACAGGACGACCTGCCCGAGGAGTCGAGAGCGTCGGGATTCGGGCGCTCGGAGTCGCTGCTGCAGCTGGCGTGGGTGGCGGGCGGCGCGACGGGCGTGCTGATCTACACCGAGCTCTACGCGGGGTTCACCGCGATCACCGCGATCCTGATCCTGGGTCTCGCGCAGACGGTGCTGAGCTATCGTGGCGAGTCGCTGGTGCCGGGGCTCGGCGGTAACCGCCCCGTGCACGCCGAGCAGGAAGGTGTACGGACGGATGCGGTGGTGACCCGCGAGTGAAACGTCTTGTCGCAGTGCTGGCGGCGGTCGCTCTGCTCGCGTCGATCGGTACCGGCGTGCTGGTCTGGCAGCTGTCCCGCGACCACGGCCCCGGCTACCCGGAGATCTCGGCCTTCTCGCACGGCAATCTGACGCGGGTCGGCCCCTACCGCTACTGCCAGGTGTTCAATCCGACCGACTGTGCCGTTCCCGCCGAGCAGGGCGAGCTCGCGGTCGACGCCCGCCATCCCGTGCAGCTGTCCATCCCGTCGGCAATCTCGCGCGCACCGTGGGTGTTGCTGCGCGCCTACACCGACGACGACATCGTCGAGATCGTTCCGCCGCACACCCGCCTGGCGGTGACGATCCCGACCGAAGACCCCGAGCGCGGACGACTCACCGGCATCGCGGTGCAGCTTCCGACGTGGGTGCGCGACGAGGCCGGCAATGAATTCCCCGTGCCGCACGCGGAGTGGGCGGTCCAGACGGTCTGGCCGGACGAACCGGCGGGTGATCCTCAGCCCGCTGAGTGAGCCTCGGGCACGCGTTCACCCTCGCGCGTCGGGCCGGGAGCAGTCCCGTCTCCGAAGGGCCTACCGCCCAGCGCTTCGCGGCCGTGCGGGCTCAGCCAGTTCGACAGGTCGGGCCCCTTCGGGACGACGCCCGTCGGATTAATGTCGGAGTGGACGATGTAGTAGTGCTGCTTGATCTGGACGAAGTCGGTGGTGTCCCCGAAGCCCGGCGTCTGGAACAGGTCACGGGCGTAGGCCCACAGCGCCGGCATCTCGGAGAGCTTGCTCCGGTTGCACTTGAAATGCCCGTGATACACCGGGTCGAACCTGGCCAGGGTCGTGAACAGCCGCACGTCGGCCTCGGTGATCGTGTCCCCTACCAGATATCGCTGGTCGGCCAACCGGTCCTCCAACCAGTCGAGCGCGGTGAACAACCGGTCGTAGGCCCTCTCGTAGGCCCTCTGTGAGCCGGCGAAGCCGCACCGGTAGACACCGTTGTTGACCTCTGTGTAGATCCGCTGGGCCACCTCGTCGATCTCGTCGCGCAGCGGCTCCGGGTAGAGCTGCGGGGCCCCTTCGCGATGGTGGGCCGACCATTCCGTCGAGAAGTCCAGGGTGATCTGCGCGAAGTCGTTGGTGACGACCTGACCGGTTTCGACCTCGACGATCGCGGGGACCGTCACGCCCTTCGGATAGTCCGGGACGCGCTTGTCGTACGCATCGCGCAGGTAGTGGATTCCGAGCACCGGGTCGACAGCGTCCGGGTCGAGATCGAAGGTCCAGCTGCGCTCGTCGTGGGTGGGGCCGCAAAAGCCGATGGAGAGAGCATCTTCGAGGCCCAGCAGGCGTCGCACGATGATCGTCCGGTTGGCCCACGGACACGCCCTGGCCACGACCAGCCGGTACCGGCCCGCCTCGACGGGGTAACCGTCACGGCCGTCGGCGGTGATCCGGGTGGTGATGTAGTCGGTGTCCCGGTTGAACTCACCGTCGGACGCGGAGGAGTCGGCCACGTAGCTCATAGCTGCCTTGATACCCGTATCGCGGCGGCGAATCTGAAGTTGATCGCTTTTTCGGGCTCCTACTTGATGAACGACTTCAGATTCGCGCCCCGCGGAACCGGCGCGAGGGCCTCCAGCGTCCAATGGCCATGGACCTATTCGTCGGAACTGAGGCGCTGAGTGCCGGCACGGTCAACCGGTACCAACTCTCGACGCGCTACCGGGCAGTGCACCGCAATGTCTACGCCCCGAAGGGCCGGCAGCTCACGCCCGTGCAGAAAGCCGAGGCGGCGTGGCTGTGGTCGCGCCGGACTGCCGCCGTCGTCGGTGTGTCCGCCGCCGCGATGCACGGCGCGCTGTGGATCGACCCCCCGCCTGCCGGCCGAACTGAACCAGCGCAGTCAGCACCGCAGCCCCGGAATCTTGCTGCACTGCAACGCACTTCGCCACGACGAAGTCACCACCGTGCGCGGCATCCCGGTCACGACGCCACAGCGCACCGCATTCGATCTCGGCCGTAGGGCAGGTGTCGTGCGAGCGGTGGTGCGACTGGACGCGTTGCTGCGAGCGACGAACACGGGACCCGACGACGTACGGCTGGTCGCAGAGCGTCACCGCGGAGCACGGGGGATCGTGCAACTGCGGCAGGTCCTCGAGCTGGTCGACGCCGGAGCTGAATCACCTCAGGAGACGCGCACGCGCCTTGTGCTCATCACAGCGGGCCTACCGCCCGAAGGCACCCAGATCGAC is drawn from Mycolicibacterium gilvum and contains these coding sequences:
- a CDS encoding DUF2530 domain-containing protein, which encodes MNADTEPQPPPLPAALLAPWPVIVVITCGWVVAALLAFTVDGLHDWRPITVAGLGVGVLGTSIFLWQRHSARRGHRGAQRGLN
- a CDS encoding SRPBCC family protein, yielding MAAPILQAEIDINAPVSKVWELVADLKKMSQWSPQCRVMKPLGTLRPGTRTINLNRRGPLFWPTTCRITEFVPEQKLGFRVNENNTVWTYELEPTEAGTRLVETRHAENGTSAVSNFLVGKFMGGVPSFEQELIEGMNASLQRIKAAAEK
- a CDS encoding MFS transporter, with protein sequence MTGPRRDPRDPDGQQGGRYYPPRPPAGEHPGMANYPSDPQTRPGNRRPGRPYSPGQAGNRWLPPLDDDPRRAGRDYDSRYHDAPSAAGGEKVTVTRAAAQRSREMGSKVYGMVHRAATADGADKSGLTALTWPVVANFAVDAAMAVALANTLFFAAASGESKGKVALYLLITIAPFAVIAPLIGPALDRLQHGRRVALAASFVLRTVLAVVLIANFDSATGSFPSWVLYPCALGMMVLSKSFSVLRSAVTPRVLPPSIDLVRVNSRLTTFGLLGGTMIGGGIAAAAEYGFQLFQMPGALYVVVAVTVAGAVLAMRIPKWVEVTEGEVPATLSYHGATEMLPREPAAATGRARQPLGRNIITSLWGNCTVKVMVGFLFLYPAFVAKAHDASGWEQLRILGMIGAAAAIGNFGGNFTAARLKLGHPARLVVRCAIAVTVVALATALTGNLFVAAAATLVTSAASAIAKASLDASIQDDLPEESRASGFGRSESLLQLAWVAGGATGVLIYTELYAGFTAITAILILGLAQTVLSYRGESLVPGLGGNRPVHAEQEGVRTDAVVTRE
- a CDS encoding DUF2771 domain-containing protein, whose protein sequence is MKRLVAVLAAVALLASIGTGVLVWQLSRDHGPGYPEISAFSHGNLTRVGPYRYCQVFNPTDCAVPAEQGELAVDARHPVQLSIPSAISRAPWVLLRAYTDDDIVEIVPPHTRLAVTIPTEDPERGRLTGIAVQLPTWVRDEAGNEFPVPHAEWAVQTVWPDEPAGDPQPAE
- a CDS encoding DUF3027 domain-containing protein — encoded protein: MTEPDQQADPTGVEPAPTPEPATPSPELEAVLLGAVDDARAAIVEFSGEDSVGEYLGAGFEDSTSATHRFLAELPGYRGWQWAVVVAACPGAGRATISEVVLVPGPTALLAPQWVPWEERVRPGDLSPGDLLAPPADDPRLAPGYAATGDPQIDEVAVEVGLGRRQVLSLWGRNDTAQRWHDGEYGPGSAMARATRRMCRDCGYYVPLGGALGVMFGVCANEYAADGHVVDAEFGCGAHSDTPAAAGTGSPLYDPYDDGVLDVVDRPQASGQPTESPAEVSEESSTESPVEAPAEAPAESPVETPAES
- a CDS encoding glutathione S-transferase family protein, which codes for MSYVADSSASDGEFNRDTDYITTRITADGRDGYPVEAGRYRLVVARACPWANRTIIVRRLLGLEDALSIGFCGPTHDERSWTFDLDPDAVDPVLGIHYLRDAYDKRVPDYPKGVTVPAIVEVETGQVVTNDFAQITLDFSTEWSAHHREGAPQLYPEPLRDEIDEVAQRIYTEVNNGVYRCGFAGSQRAYERAYDRLFTALDWLEDRLADQRYLVGDTITEADVRLFTTLARFDPVYHGHFKCNRSKLSEMPALWAYARDLFQTPGFGDTTDFVQIKQHYYIVHSDINPTGVVPKGPDLSNWLSPHGREALGGRPFGDGTAPGPTREGERVPEAHSAG
- a CDS encoding endonuclease domain-containing protein, whose product is MLHCNALRHDEVTTVRGIPVTTPQRTAFDLGRRAGVVRAVVRLDALLRATNTGPDDVRLVAERHRGARGIVQLRQVLELVDAGAESPQETRTRLVLITAGLPPEGTQIDVYDRFGYHLGRVDMGWETWKVGVEYDGEHHWGDARQGARDIDRLATLEAQGWRIIRVSADILRDRPATIASRTYAALRDAGAPIGPPNLNL